In one Gracilinanus agilis isolate LMUSP501 chromosome 6, AgileGrace, whole genome shotgun sequence genomic region, the following are encoded:
- the MRGPRD gene encoding mas-related G-protein coupled receptor member D, whose amino-acid sequence MALNAQPGATPVTHLALKPSRAGANNPASPLRLVVSRALGSHRRRPDNGLPFFLTDPRRAVLPRLDRGSRHCQSPEGGGHPGISKHPEDLLLRIMEGAGAETSSGSTVIPEAAMRTTAGATNSSRDQETPHQSLVILALAICLCGLLGNGVIMWFLCFCMKCTPFSIYSHNLAIADFLLLFSTMLLFILERPELALWPQSVAKVFESIRYFAYVLGLSLLTAISVQRCVSVVFPAWYRRHQPKRLSALVCAGLWALATLETTAAAYFCILPTKEDLCPGVAWASVLLTLGGFTPVMCVSSVTLFIKVQRSLPPRKPATPYSIPLVTVLVYLVCALPLALYWFFFKWYLWDERRKQVFYNVARFFSCVNSTVNPFLYFLVGNKEAETLPTPLGTTSKGPGEREKTPRVGGESGAKGTIGQLSGGAA is encoded by the exons ATGGCCCTGAACGCCCAGCCTGGGGCGACCCCCGTGACCCATCTGGCTCTGAAGCCCTCTAGGGCAGGGGCA aATAATCCTGCCTCCCCTCTCAGGCTGGTCGTCAGCAGGGCCCTGGGGAGTCATAGGAGGAGGCCTGATAACGGACTTCCCTTCTTCCTCACCGACCCGAGACGGGCCGTCCTTCCCAGGCTGGACCGGGGGAGCAGGCACTGCCAGAGCCCAGAAGGTGGGGGGCACCCCGGGATCTCCAAGCACCCAGAGGACCTCCTGCTGAGGATCATGGAAGGTGCAG GGGCAGAGACATCCTCCGGCAGCACCGTGATCCCAGAGGCCGCCATGAGGACCACCGCCGGAGCTACTAACTCCAGCAGGGACCAGGAGACTCCCCACCAAAGCCTGGTCATTCTGGCCCTGGCCATCTGCCTGTGCGGGCTGCTGGGGAATGGGGTCATCATGTGGTTCCTCTGCTTCTGCATGAAGTGCACCCCCTTCTCCATCTACTCCCACAACCTGGCCATTGCCgactttctcctcctcttcagtACGATGCTCCTCTTTATTCTCGAGAGGCCCGAGTTGGCTCTCTGGCCCCAGAGTGTTGCTAAAGTGTTTGAGAGCATCAGATATTTTGCTTACGTGCTCGGGCTGAGCCTCCTGACGGCCATCAGCGTCCAGCGCTGTGTGTCCGTGGTCTTCCCCGCGTGGTATCGGCGTCACCAACCAAAGCGCTTGTCTGCCCTTGTGTGTGCTGGGCTCTGGGCTCTGGCCACCCTAGAGACAACGGCGGCCGCTTATTTCTGTATCCTGCCAACAAAGGAGGATTTGTGTCCCGGGGTAGCCTGGGCCTCCGTGCTCTTGACTTTGGGGGGCTTCACTCCAGTGATGTGTGTGTCCAGCGTGACTCTGTTTATCAAAGTCCAGAGGAGCCTGCCGCCCCGCAAGCCGGCCACCCCCTACAGCATCCCTCTGGTCACTGTCCTGGTGTACTTGGTCTGTGCCCTGCCCCTCGCCCTCTACTGGTTCTTCTTTAAATGGTACCTGTGGGACGAGAGGCGGAAACAAGTTTTCTACAATGTGGCCAGATTCTTCTCTTGTGTCAATAGCACAGTCAATCCTTTCCTCTACTTCCTGGTTGGAAATAAGGAAGCAGAAACTCTGCCAACCCCTTTGGGGACCACTTCAAAGGGtcctggagagagagaaaagacccCCAGGGTGGGGGGAGAAAGTGGGGCTAAAGGGACCATTGGCCAGCTCTCCGGAGGAGCTGCCTAG